From one Melioribacteraceae bacterium genomic stretch:
- a CDS encoding kelch repeat-containing protein yields MKNQILYILFSFHLLCGYLTADEPTWQVTGKMKYPVSGAQSVVRDSLVYVIGGYSDSLQANVRWIQQFNPVSGEWSIVANMIEKRYGFFAGIHDDKLYIYGGINEVNPNSFNLEEWDFGSPNTVVHNENELFDRVFSTGTVYKDNLLMIGGYAASRGSNANLPYIANFDFHSMEISSVDDTSFTSNALPVQQMSVAVNDNLFLFGGSFNGVLQNYDIIQLENLSRYSVGSRIITPRAAGVAVYSSYSDLIYLIGGYNETTPAVASLEVISNYDTYPLVSAGSQLNYARRNHAAVVLNEKIYVFGGENASGKVIDFIEEIYAGPVSVVEESELIKNFSLSQNYPNPFNPETNISFTLQKSMEIQVEIYNTLGEKIITLVDGSFLAGNHSIKWNGSNQEGKAVPTGVYLYSLIADHNFITKKMLLLR; encoded by the coding sequence ATGAAGAATCAAATTTTATACATATTATTTTCTTTTCATCTATTATGTGGTTACCTAACGGCAGATGAACCCACATGGCAAGTTACAGGGAAAATGAAATATCCTGTTTCGGGAGCGCAATCAGTTGTCAGGGATTCTTTAGTCTATGTAATAGGTGGATATTCTGATTCACTCCAGGCGAATGTTAGATGGATACAACAGTTTAATCCCGTAAGTGGTGAATGGTCTATTGTCGCGAATATGATTGAAAAGAGATACGGATTTTTTGCCGGAATACATGACGATAAGTTGTACATCTATGGTGGAATTAATGAAGTAAATCCAAATTCGTTTAATCTCGAAGAGTGGGATTTCGGAAGTCCAAACACGGTAGTTCATAACGAAAATGAACTATTTGATAGAGTATTTTCTACCGGCACTGTGTATAAAGATAATTTATTAATGATTGGGGGTTATGCAGCTTCACGTGGATCTAATGCTAACTTACCTTATATAGCAAATTTTGACTTTCATTCCATGGAAATATCTTCTGTCGACGATACTTCTTTTACAAGCAACGCATTGCCCGTGCAACAAATGTCAGTAGCAGTAAATGATAATCTGTTCTTGTTTGGTGGATCCTTTAATGGTGTTTTACAAAACTATGATATTATACAACTCGAAAATTTATCACGTTATTCGGTTGGATCAAGAATCATTACCCCCAGAGCGGCTGGTGTTGCTGTATATTCTTCCTATTCTGATTTGATTTATCTTATTGGTGGGTACAATGAAACAACTCCTGCGGTAGCTTCACTCGAAGTTATTTCAAATTATGATACTTACCCGCTTGTTTCAGCCGGTTCTCAACTAAACTATGCTAGAAGGAATCATGCTGCGGTTGTCTTAAATGAAAAAATATATGTATTTGGCGGAGAGAATGCATCAGGTAAAGTTATTGATTTTATCGAGGAAATTTATGCGGGTCCTGTAAGCGTAGTAGAAGAAAGTGAATTAATTAAAAACTTTAGCCTTTCCCAAAATTATCCAAATCCATTTAATCCGGAAACAAACATTTCCTTTACGCTTCAAAAAAGTATGGAAATACAGGTCGAGATATATAATACACTCGGAGAGAAAATTATAACTCTGGTTGATGGATCATTTCTCGCCGGGAATCATAGTATTAAATGGAATGGATCAAATCAAGAAGGAAAAGCTGTTCCAACCGGAGTTTATCTTTATAGCTTAATCGCAGATCATAATTTTATAACAAAAAAAATGTTGTTGTTGAGATAA
- a CDS encoding SpoIIE family protein phosphatase — protein MAEDYQILLVEDEANVAKLFSYNLQKAGFKCEVAINGEDGLAKAKEINPDIIISDIMMPVMNGFEFRRRLLDNPELKKIPFVFLTAKGEDDDILEGYELEIEDYIIKTSTPKVVIAKVRAILQSKKKERAKTVEEVQKAAGSLGAKVVPSDFPKFEGYEITHWHVPFEGTPGGDFIDYVNVDDDYLVVVLGDVMGKKWGAWYFAVAYAGYVRSAIRFAVESTKQLKADEIVQSVNRSIFKDERLSEVFITLSIILLNKKEKTAHYSGAGDLPIFVSKYNNVEMVKSNGLLLGFNEFGDYQDISFDLKEGDSIYLISDGIIESRNPSTGEQYGKERFMDVIKRTKSTENAIEKIKYEFNEFTTGKYEDDVSLICIRGI, from the coding sequence ATGGCAGAAGATTACCAAATATTATTAGTTGAAGACGAAGCAAATGTTGCAAAACTTTTTTCTTATAATCTTCAAAAAGCCGGCTTCAAGTGCGAGGTTGCTATTAACGGGGAAGATGGATTGGCTAAAGCAAAGGAAATCAATCCTGACATAATTATCAGCGATATTATGATGCCTGTCATGAATGGATTCGAATTTAGAAGACGTTTGCTGGACAATCCTGAATTAAAAAAAATCCCGTTTGTTTTCTTAACTGCAAAAGGCGAAGATGACGATATTCTTGAAGGATATGAATTAGAAATAGAAGATTACATCATAAAGACCTCCACTCCCAAAGTCGTAATTGCAAAAGTAAGAGCTATACTCCAAAGCAAAAAGAAAGAACGAGCTAAAACAGTTGAAGAAGTACAGAAGGCGGCCGGTTCGCTTGGTGCAAAAGTAGTTCCATCAGATTTTCCAAAATTTGAGGGATATGAGATTACACATTGGCATGTTCCCTTTGAAGGAACGCCCGGCGGTGATTTTATTGATTATGTAAATGTTGATGATGACTACTTGGTTGTTGTTCTTGGTGATGTTATGGGCAAAAAGTGGGGCGCTTGGTATTTTGCCGTTGCTTATGCCGGTTATGTAAGAAGTGCAATTCGGTTTGCTGTTGAATCTACAAAACAATTAAAAGCAGATGAGATTGTACAAAGTGTAAATAGATCTATATTTAAAGATGAGAGACTCTCTGAAGTATTTATCACACTCTCCATCATTTTGTTAAATAAGAAAGAGAAAACTGCCCACTATAGTGGTGCCGGAGATCTTCCGATTTTTGTTTCGAAGTATAATAATGTGGAAATGGTTAAATCAAACGGATTACTGTTGGGATTTAATGAGTTTGGTGATTACCAAGATATCTCATTTGATTTAAAAGAAGGGGATTCAATTTATCTCATATCCGATGGTATCATTGAATCAAGAAATCCGAGTACCGGAGAACAATACGGAAAGGAAAGATTTATGGACGTCATAAAACGTACTAAATCTACCGAAAATGCAATAGAAAAAATCAAATATGAATTTAATGAATTTACAACCGGGAAATACGAAGATGATGTAAGTCTGATTTGTATTCGCGGTATTTAG
- a CDS encoding DUF4922 domain-containing protein has translation MKNHLLSEVELIEYAKGESLIDRLRGLFDHQIDNWDLAKQNYADLKSVIVHEKLINNISIKLQFNPKRVKSTTADLSLKQDQDECILCETNLPDEQKFIKYYKEYNFLVNPYPIFKEHFTIAKCKHVPQSISSYLNDLLLLSRDVGERYAIFYNGPQCGASIPQHLHFQMGNKESFPIFEQLKNISKDNSCLSIERKKLSFHSIELTKRFIFLIESNDSIEIMNSFSILISFIRSVVPGNSEPMLNIVSLFEDKKWRLIIFLRKKHRPSFYYLENNKKIVVSPAAVDMSGLMILPREEDLDKFNKETIEHIYREVSITKELNEYLITKLKAFYL, from the coding sequence ATGAAAAACCATCTCTTATCGGAAGTTGAATTAATAGAATACGCAAAAGGCGAATCACTTATTGATCGACTACGTGGATTATTCGATCATCAAATAGATAATTGGGATTTGGCGAAACAAAATTATGCTGATTTGAAATCTGTAATTGTTCACGAAAAATTAATTAATAACATCTCGATTAAATTACAATTTAATCCGAAGCGTGTTAAATCTACTACCGCCGATCTGAGTTTAAAACAAGATCAAGATGAATGTATTTTATGTGAAACTAATTTGCCGGATGAACAAAAGTTTATTAAGTATTATAAAGAATATAATTTTCTTGTAAATCCTTACCCTATCTTTAAAGAACATTTTACTATTGCAAAATGTAAACATGTGCCACAATCGATCTCTTCATATTTGAACGATTTATTATTGTTAAGCAGAGATGTAGGTGAACGGTATGCAATATTTTATAACGGTCCGCAATGTGGTGCATCTATACCACAGCATCTTCATTTCCAGATGGGAAATAAAGAATCATTCCCAATATTTGAACAACTAAAGAATATAAGTAAAGATAATTCTTGCCTTTCAATCGAGCGAAAAAAACTTTCTTTTCATTCAATTGAATTAACAAAGAGATTTATTTTTTTGATAGAGTCGAACGATTCCATTGAGATTATGAATAGCTTTTCTATCTTAATAAGTTTTATACGATCCGTTGTACCGGGAAATTCCGAACCAATGTTAAATATTGTTTCACTTTTCGAAGATAAAAAATGGCGGTTAATAATATTCTTGAGAAAAAAACATCGCCCATCTTTTTATTATTTAGAAAACAACAAAAAGATTGTTGTGAGTCCGGCAGCAGTAGATATGAGTGGATTAATGATATTGCCAAGAGAAGAGGATTTAGATAAATTTAATAAAGAGACTATTGAACATATATATCGAGAGGTAAGTATAACGAAAGAATTGAATGAATACCTAATCACAAAACTAAAAGCATTTTATTTATAA
- a CDS encoding PAS domain-containing sensor histidine kinase, whose translation MANEFLNILSEVDIPLIATDKDVKLIFANDYALELFSLKLGKSSKPFHKSIKFYREGNVEIDQEQLPFITAIKNKSSVSNYKLKHSDLNGTVRWFNANSLYISAIDKQPEFVLTSFWDITQTKQIEDWFTETTHNIGSVLYSSDADGKKYNFISDVAYRMFGYTSEDIVSNRINLIRKIDPDYISRFKEFIKKLRNGEDAIIEYKMHDKNDKPMFVRHTGFPIKENNEIVRIVGTITNVTDEFEYRNKLEKSEERFRLLIETAEDLIFTLNSYGYFVTVNSRGARTLGYTPDEIVGKHFLEFVDETNKADIAISFQHILNQEELTSFEVRLVDKFENILTFDINARNIKSDDEIKGLIGIGRDVTDRIKNENKLKDLNSKLIEANRMISIEQDRAKQQITVLEELNRLKNEFVSNVSHELRTPLASIVGFAETIVSDEDLPREMVEEFSNVILSEGKRLARLINDILDFSKLETESDVLEKSDFDIILVLNELKEKWSKTAEEEGITFSTEIPDAQIIINADKERINKAITNLLSNAVKFTNKGGRVTLMARDFLKEVEIIISDTGVGIKKEDIPKLFQKFSKVGRTGMQIPGAGFGLAAVKQIIDLHEGLVKATSELNKGSTFIIKLPKRSRR comes from the coding sequence GTGGCGAATGAATTTCTAAATATCCTTAGTGAAGTAGATATTCCGCTAATTGCAACGGACAAGGACGTCAAACTTATTTTTGCAAATGATTACGCACTTGAGTTATTTAGTTTGAAGTTGGGAAAAAGCTCAAAACCTTTTCATAAGTCCATAAAATTTTATCGTGAGGGTAATGTAGAAATTGACCAAGAACAATTGCCATTTATCACTGCAATCAAGAATAAAAGCTCAGTTTCAAATTATAAACTAAAGCATAGTGATTTAAATGGTACTGTTAGATGGTTCAATGCAAATTCTCTCTATATCAGTGCCATTGATAAGCAACCGGAGTTTGTTCTTACTTCGTTTTGGGATATTACACAAACAAAACAGATTGAAGATTGGTTTACAGAAACTACGCATAATATTGGCTCAGTACTATATTCATCTGATGCCGACGGTAAAAAATATAATTTTATCTCGGATGTCGCTTATAGAATGTTCGGTTATACTAGTGAGGATATCGTTTCTAACCGGATTAATCTTATTAGAAAAATAGACCCTGATTACATTAGTCGATTTAAAGAATTCATAAAAAAATTAAGAAATGGCGAAGACGCAATTATCGAATATAAGATGCATGATAAAAATGATAAGCCAATGTTTGTGCGGCACACGGGTTTCCCAATTAAAGAGAATAATGAGATTGTCCGAATTGTAGGAACTATTACAAACGTAACGGATGAATTCGAATATAGAAATAAGCTCGAAAAATCAGAAGAAAGATTTCGTCTTTTAATAGAAACAGCGGAAGACTTGATTTTCACCCTTAATAGTTATGGTTATTTCGTTACTGTTAATTCGCGGGGAGCAAGAACTTTAGGCTATACTCCGGATGAAATTGTTGGCAAACATTTTCTTGAATTTGTTGATGAGACCAATAAAGCCGATATAGCAATTTCATTTCAGCATATATTAAACCAAGAGGAGTTGACTTCGTTTGAAGTTCGTTTAGTTGACAAGTTTGAAAATATATTAACATTCGATATAAATGCACGCAACATCAAATCTGATGATGAAATTAAAGGATTAATAGGAATAGGAAGAGATGTTACAGATCGAATTAAGAACGAAAATAAACTTAAGGATCTGAACTCAAAGTTAATTGAAGCCAACAGAATGATTTCTATCGAGCAAGATAGAGCCAAACAACAGATTACAGTTTTGGAAGAACTCAATAGATTAAAAAATGAATTTGTATCGAATGTATCTCACGAATTAAGAACACCTCTTGCATCCATTGTCGGATTCGCTGAAACAATAGTTTCAGACGAAGATCTTCCTAGAGAAATGGTTGAAGAATTTAGTAATGTAATCTTATCGGAAGGTAAAAGACTGGCAAGATTGATAAATGATATACTTGATTTCTCTAAGTTAGAAACTGAAAGTGATGTTCTTGAAAAATCCGATTTCGATATTATATTAGTGCTTAATGAACTTAAAGAAAAGTGGTCTAAAACTGCTGAAGAGGAAGGAATAACCTTTTCTACTGAAATTCCGGATGCACAGATAATTATTAACGCCGATAAAGAAAGAATAAATAAAGCGATCACAAATTTACTCTCAAATGCAGTTAAATTTACAAATAAGGGCGGAAGAGTAACTTTAATGGCGAGGGATTTCTTGAAAGAGGTAGAAATAATTATCAGTGATACCGGAGTTGGTATTAAAAAAGAAGATATTCCGAAATTATTCCAGAAGTTTAGTAAAGTTGGCAGAACAGGAATGCAAATTCCCGGAGCTGGTTTTGGACTTGCTGCCGTTAAACAAATTATCGATTTGCACGAAGGTCTTGTAAAAGCAACGAGTGAACTTAATAAAGGATCAACTTTTATTATTAAGCTTCCCAAACGTAGTAGGAGGTAA
- a CDS encoding serine/threonine-protein kinase, with protein sequence MFEKFEIIECFKKDEHASVYLANHIYLGKKIILKVLNTKTIFDEAKIERFKREAKIMAKLEDPNIIKVLDFGTFNEFFYISFEYFESKNLRAYIKDKSLSLEQKKNLVVQLFKGLNYAHQNQIIHRDIKPENILVNEKSELKIGDFGLALALNDNFVTSQYTIVGTPCYMSPEQVQGGKLTSQSDLFSAGILALELFTEKNPFLGEDVNQTISNLINYNVEIIEAYLINLPEELQQILRKLLSKKTERRYKSAKEVLQDLEIPLSEIRRTPFYFLKNRKILYSVASLVLVLIIALIFVFVRQGDQINDDPSLSENFSGENSVKMDISIDEQDGNKGSELSIDNLNPKVETVPSEIPETRVEDSEPEIINDNNTEKIASIAFGNLYVECIPWAHIYLDDRRLDTTPISEPIDLRAGIYNIKLVHPEYPDYLQTIEIKPDETSRITVNLDTLYGYLACNVFPWGDVYLNDKFLGQTPFGNVVKLIPGSHVLTVKHPEYPDVVERINIIKSDTLVVHVNLTETLNNKFGANN encoded by the coding sequence TTGTTTGAAAAATTTGAAATAATTGAATGCTTCAAAAAAGACGAGCATGCAAGTGTTTATCTTGCCAACCATATTTATCTCGGCAAAAAAATTATTTTAAAAGTGCTTAACACAAAAACAATTTTTGATGAAGCTAAGATTGAACGCTTTAAAAGAGAAGCCAAAATTATGGCAAAGTTGGAAGACCCGAATATTATAAAAGTTCTCGATTTCGGAACCTTCAATGAATTCTTCTATATCTCTTTTGAATATTTCGAAAGCAAAAATCTAAGAGCATATATTAAAGACAAATCACTTTCGCTTGAACAGAAAAAAAATCTTGTTGTACAGTTATTTAAGGGATTAAATTATGCTCACCAAAATCAGATTATTCACCGCGATATAAAACCAGAGAATATATTAGTAAACGAAAAATCCGAGTTGAAAATCGGCGACTTTGGTTTGGCTTTAGCTTTGAATGACAATTTTGTAACAAGTCAATATACGATAGTTGGTACTCCGTGTTATATGTCTCCTGAGCAAGTACAAGGTGGAAAATTAACTTCACAAAGCGATCTTTTTTCTGCCGGAATTTTGGCATTAGAACTTTTTACCGAGAAAAATCCATTTTTAGGTGAGGATGTTAATCAAACAATCAGTAATCTGATAAACTATAATGTAGAAATTATAGAAGCTTATCTCATAAATCTCCCTGAAGAACTTCAACAAATTCTTAGAAAGTTACTTTCAAAGAAAACTGAGCGACGATATAAATCCGCAAAAGAAGTCTTGCAAGATCTTGAAATTCCGCTTAGTGAAATCAGAAGAACTCCTTTTTATTTTTTAAAAAACAGGAAAATATTATACAGCGTAGCAAGCTTGGTTCTTGTTTTAATAATTGCACTAATTTTTGTATTTGTTAGACAGGGTGATCAAATAAATGATGATCCATCACTATCTGAAAATTTTTCGGGTGAAAATTCTGTTAAAATGGATATAAGTATTGATGAGCAAGATGGTAACAAAGGATCGGAATTATCGATTGATAATTTGAATCCAAAAGTAGAAACAGTTCCAAGCGAAATTCCCGAAACTCGAGTTGAAGACTCCGAACCCGAAATCATTAATGATAATAATACTGAAAAGATTGCATCTATTGCTTTTGGTAATTTGTATGTAGAATGTATTCCTTGGGCGCACATCTATTTAGATGATCGACGTTTAGATACAACCCCGATTTCAGAACCAATAGATTTAAGGGCTGGAATTTATAATATAAAATTGGTTCATCCTGAGTATCCGGATTATTTGCAGACTATAGAAATAAAACCGGATGAAACTTCGAGAATTACAGTGAATTTAGACACACTTTATGGATACTTAGCCTGCAATGTTTTCCCGTGGGGAGATGTTTACCTAAATGATAAATTTTTGGGGCAAACACCTTTTGGCAATGTTGTTAAACTAATCCCCGGTTCACATGTTTTAACTGTCAAACATCCTGAGTATCCGGATGTCGTTGAAAGGATTAATATTATTAAAAGCGACACGTTGGTTGTACATGTTAATTTAACTGAGACCTTAAATAACAAATTTGGTGCGAACAACTAG
- a CDS encoding sigma-54 dependent transcriptional regulator — translation MENTVFIVDDEESILKLLTHWVKSKWGYNVRTFTNGTDALNALSENPSLILLDIMLPDINGNEVLKRIKTTNQNLPVIMLSAQGSVEVAIESIRLGAYDYFPKPIDQNRLEPAIKNALTNYELVKRINELEENLQKEYSFDNIISTDNSMQKVFRLVSKVLDNDITVLIQGESGTGKELIARAIHYNGSRKEKPFIVVNCASIPRELLESELFGHEKGAFTGAHQRKIGKFELGNGGTIFLDEIGEMEMSLQAKILRVIQQKEFERVGGTEVIKTDVRILSATNRDLKEAVDNKEFREDLYYRLSSFPIFIPPLRERRGDIIILIDYFVNKFNDKLSKNVKGFSKSALKVLYDYDWPGNIRELENLIERCIILTDQNEIDISILPPQISGHSSSSLSMSNGELFGDNSPVIPFEKLKEEAIKHAVKVTSGNIVEAAKKLNIGRATLYRLMDKYGIEASREN, via the coding sequence TTGGAAAACACTGTATTCATTGTTGATGATGAAGAATCAATATTAAAATTGCTAACTCACTGGGTTAAAAGCAAGTGGGGATATAACGTTAGAACATTTACAAACGGAACTGATGCGTTAAACGCATTATCAGAAAATCCGAGTCTTATTCTATTAGACATTATGTTGCCTGATATAAATGGGAATGAGGTGCTTAAGCGAATTAAAACCACCAACCAAAACTTGCCTGTCATTATGCTTTCGGCACAAGGAAGTGTTGAGGTTGCTATTGAATCAATTCGACTCGGCGCGTACGATTATTTCCCTAAACCAATCGATCAAAACAGACTTGAACCGGCTATAAAAAATGCACTTACAAATTATGAATTAGTAAAAAGGATTAATGAGCTTGAAGAAAATCTTCAAAAGGAATATAGTTTTGATAATATTATATCCACAGATAATAGCATGCAAAAAGTCTTTAGATTAGTTTCTAAAGTATTGGATAATGATATTACCGTATTAATTCAAGGCGAATCCGGAACTGGGAAAGAACTAATTGCGAGAGCAATACATTATAACGGATCAAGAAAAGAGAAACCCTTTATCGTTGTTAATTGTGCTTCAATTCCAAGAGAATTATTGGAAAGTGAATTGTTCGGGCATGAGAAAGGTGCTTTTACCGGTGCACATCAACGTAAAATTGGCAAATTTGAACTCGGTAATGGCGGTACCATTTTCCTTGATGAAATTGGTGAAATGGAAATGTCATTACAAGCAAAAATTCTTAGAGTTATTCAACAAAAAGAATTTGAACGTGTCGGCGGCACGGAAGTAATTAAAACAGATGTAAGAATTCTTTCGGCTACAAATAGAGACCTTAAAGAAGCAGTTGACAATAAAGAGTTTAGAGAAGATTTATATTATAGACTCAGTTCATTCCCAATCTTTATCCCTCCATTACGCGAAAGAAGAGGCGATATAATTATTCTAATTGATTACTTCGTTAATAAATTCAATGATAAGCTGAGTAAGAATGTAAAAGGCTTTTCGAAAAGTGCATTAAAGGTTTTGTATGATTATGACTGGCCGGGAAACATTAGAGAATTGGAAAACCTCATAGAAAGATGTATAATTTTAACGGATCAAAATGAAATTGATATTTCTATTCTTCCTCCTCAAATTTCGGGACACTCATCTTCATCCTTAAGTATGAGCAACGGAGAATTGTTTGGCGATAACTCTCCGGTAATTCCATTTGAAAAGTTAAAGGAAGAAGCGATCAAACATGCCGTAAAAGTGACAAGCGGTAATATAGTTGAAGCTGCTAAGAAATTAAATATAGGTCGTGCCACACTTTATCGATTAATGGATAAGTATGGCATTGAAGCCAGTAGAGAAAATTAA
- a CDS encoding STAS domain-containing protein — MILEERIGDVIVEIINVERASILEANELKDKLSEAMSDGYKKIIIDLSECDFVDSSFLGVLVNSLKKVVKLEGDLKLVGFRPAVRSMFELTRLFRVFESFSSLQEAVKSYSHIQK, encoded by the coding sequence ATGATTCTAGAAGAAAGAATTGGTGATGTAATTGTAGAGATTATCAATGTTGAACGGGCTTCTATTCTTGAAGCAAACGAACTTAAGGATAAACTCAGCGAGGCAATGAGCGATGGTTATAAAAAAATAATTATTGATTTATCGGAATGTGATTTTGTCGATTCTTCTTTTCTTGGAGTTCTTGTTAACTCGCTTAAAAAAGTTGTTAAGCTTGAAGGCGATTTAAAATTAGTGGGATTTAGACCGGCGGTTAGATCAATGTTTGAACTTACAAGATTATTTAGAGTCTTTGAATCATTCAGCAGCTTACAAGAAGCAGTAAAAAGCTATTCACATATACAAAAATAA
- a CDS encoding peptidase U32 family protein — MAAINAGCNAVYLGVEALNMRAKAKNFSSDELADIVMFCHQRNVDVHLTVNTIVYENELNILDEILDNAKESKVDLVICWDTAVIQKCIEKKIPFCISTQASVSNSSAANFYKNLGAKRIVLARECTIEMIDEIKQNTDIQIEAFIHGAMCLAVSGRCLLSHYSFGASANRGECIQPCRREFEIKDKDGEAEFIVDEDYVLSPKDLCTIDFIDKLIELGIDSFKIEGRKRSPEYISKVVSVYRKAIDLYFENKLTAEIKSNLKNELSKVYNRGFSNGFYFGRPGHEDYAEKYGSIATTKKVYIGKVLNYFKEPSVAHVKLEAGDLVKDDMIYIIGSNTGVVEMKIGQLIKDEIEINEGKKGDEITFKTTELIRPRDKVYKIVPA, encoded by the coding sequence ATGGCGGCAATTAACGCCGGATGTAATGCAGTCTATTTAGGTGTTGAAGCACTTAATATGAGAGCAAAGGCGAAGAACTTCTCTTCCGATGAACTTGCCGATATAGTTATGTTTTGTCATCAAAGAAATGTTGATGTTCACCTGACTGTAAATACAATCGTTTACGAAAATGAATTGAATATCCTTGATGAGATTTTAGATAATGCGAAAGAATCCAAAGTTGATTTGGTAATTTGTTGGGATACTGCGGTAATTCAAAAATGTATTGAAAAGAAAATACCGTTTTGTATTTCAACACAAGCATCAGTATCAAACTCATCTGCAGCAAACTTCTATAAAAATCTGGGTGCTAAAAGAATTGTCCTTGCCAGAGAATGTACAATTGAGATGATTGATGAAATCAAGCAGAATACCGACATACAAATTGAGGCTTTTATTCACGGGGCAATGTGTTTAGCTGTCAGTGGCAGGTGTTTACTTAGTCATTATAGTTTCGGAGCAAGTGCAAATAGAGGTGAATGTATCCAACCATGCAGAAGAGAGTTTGAAATAAAAGATAAAGACGGTGAAGCTGAGTTTATAGTCGATGAGGATTATGTTCTTTCACCCAAGGATTTATGCACAATTGATTTCATTGATAAACTTATTGAATTGGGAATAGATTCCTTCAAAATAGAAGGAAGAAAAAGAAGTCCGGAATATATCTCAAAAGTAGTCTCGGTTTACCGGAAAGCAATTGATCTCTATTTTGAGAATAAGTTGACAGCCGAAATTAAGTCCAATCTAAAAAATGAATTATCAAAAGTTTATAACCGTGGATTTTCAAACGGTTTTTATTTTGGCAGACCCGGTCATGAAGACTACGCGGAAAAATATGGAAGTATTGCTACGACAAAAAAAGTTTATATCGGCAAAGTACTTAATTACTTTAAGGAGCCTTCTGTTGCTCATGTAAAACTTGAGGCGGGAGATTTAGTTAAAGACGATATGATATATATCATCGGTTCCAACACCGGAGTAGTAGAAATGAAAATCGGACAATTAATAAAAGATGAAATCGAAATAAATGAGGGTAAGAAAGGTGATGAAATAACTTTTAAAACAACGGAATTAATTCGTCCCAGAGATAAAGTTTATAAAATAGTTCCTGCTTAA
- a CDS encoding STAS domain-containing protein, translated as MDFKSKDYGKVTVITVYLTRATLQYAVSFKEFVLRQLNEENKFLVVDLSMCEYLDSTFLGSLVSSLKKTVASGGDLKLVYSNELSSLIFEMTSMNKVFDVHKDLDEAISSFNFKDDQEGSAGLSWQ; from the coding sequence ATGGATTTCAAAAGTAAAGATTACGGCAAGGTTACGGTTATTACTGTTTATTTAACAAGAGCTACTTTACAGTACGCTGTTAGTTTTAAGGAGTTTGTACTTAGGCAACTTAATGAAGAAAATAAATTTCTCGTGGTTGATCTAAGTATGTGTGAATATTTAGATTCAACTTTCCTTGGCTCGCTCGTTAGTAGTTTGAAGAAAACTGTTGCATCAGGCGGTGATCTTAAATTGGTTTACAGTAATGAATTATCATCATTAATTTTTGAAATGACTAGTATGAATAAAGTCTTTGACGTACACAAAGATCTTGACGAAGCAATTTCCAGTTTTAATTTCAAAGATGATCAGGAAGGCAGTGCTGGTCTTAGTTGGCAGTAG